In Deferribacter desulfuricans SSM1, the following are encoded in one genomic region:
- a CDS encoding pseudouridine synthase, whose protein sequence is MARIKKELIRLNKLIASSGKYSRREADRLIQNGFVLVNGVVITNPAEKFSINDHVVVNGEKLDFNKKVYIKFYKPIKVLTSYDKYRDKKSLLDIEFFKKNRLGYSGRLDYESEGLIIFTNDGDLIYKIQHPSSRIEKEYIVAVDKILEEKELELIRAGLKTKEIKYLPCKINYLGNYTYNIVLYEGKKREIRNIFKFFKINVKKLKRVRIGPIRIVDLKPGEYKHLSKKEIEELKKCIG, encoded by the coding sequence ATGGCAAGAATTAAAAAGGAATTAATAAGACTAAATAAACTTATAGCTTCAAGCGGAAAGTATTCTAGAAGGGAAGCTGATAGGTTAATTCAAAACGGTTTCGTTTTAGTAAATGGCGTTGTTATAACCAATCCTGCTGAGAAATTTAGTATCAATGATCATGTAGTAGTTAATGGAGAAAAATTAGATTTTAATAAAAAAGTTTATATTAAGTTTTATAAGCCGATAAAGGTGCTCACTTCTTATGATAAATATCGAGATAAAAAGTCGTTGTTAGATATTGAATTTTTCAAAAAGAATAGACTCGGATATTCTGGTAGACTTGATTATGAAAGTGAGGGTTTGATAATTTTTACAAATGATGGGGATCTTATTTATAAAATTCAGCACCCTTCAAGTAGAATTGAGAAAGAGTATATAGTTGCTGTAGATAAAATTCTTGAAGAAAAAGAGCTCGAGTTAATTAGAGCAGGGTTGAAAACTAAAGAAATTAAATATTTACCTTGTAAAATTAATTATTTGGGTAATTATACTTATAATATTGTATTGTATGAGGGTAAAAAAAGAGAAATTAGAAATATTTTTAAGTTTTTTAAAATAAATGTAAAAAAATTGAAAAGGGTTAGGATAGGTCCAATAAGGATTGTAGATTTAAAACCTGGAGAATATAAGCATTTATCAAAAAAAGAGATAGAGGAGTTAAAAAAATGTATAGGTTGA
- a CDS encoding segregation and condensation protein A: MGDLLEIKLDNFEGPLDLLIHLIYKNEMNIYDISISVIADQFINAINTMEEMDIEVASDFIQMASYLIYLKSKMLLPHNSIVEDDIDIEEEKFLFTQRLIEYSFFKDVAEILREREQKYSTYLTREESITLEKDYSESMDAYQIARLFFNLIKKEDKKIIKIEKKNIDINEIIENIKALVFENELLFWQNILDRCRNKMEVVVSFLAILELIKLKVVVAIQESNFENFVVKRNG; encoded by the coding sequence ATGGGTGATTTACTGGAAATAAAATTAGATAATTTTGAGGGTCCTTTAGATTTGTTGATTCATTTGATTTATAAAAATGAGATGAATATTTATGATATCTCAATTTCAGTAATTGCTGATCAGTTTATTAATGCTATCAATACAATGGAAGAGATGGATATTGAAGTTGCATCAGATTTTATTCAAATGGCATCTTATTTAATTTATTTGAAATCTAAGATGTTGTTGCCACATAATAGCATTGTGGAAGATGATATTGATATTGAGGAAGAGAAATTTTTATTTACTCAGAGATTGATAGAATATTCATTTTTTAAAGATGTTGCTGAAATTTTAAGGGAAAGAGAACAAAAATATTCAACATATTTAACTAGAGAAGAGTCCATTACTCTGGAAAAAGATTATAGCGAATCTATGGATGCTTACCAGATAGCAAGATTATTTTTTAACTTAATAAAAAAAGAAGACAAAAAAATAATCAAGATAGAAAAGAAAAATATTGATATTAATGAAATTATTGAAAATATAAAAGCTTTGGTTTTTGAAAATGAGTTATTATTTTGGCAAAACATTTTGGATAGATGTAGAAATAAAATGGAAGTGGTAGTAAGTTTTTTGGCAATCTTGGAATTGATAAAATTGAAGGTTGTTGTGGCGATTCAGGAATCCAATTTTGAGAACTTTGTGGTGAAAAGAAATGGATGA
- a CDS encoding sigma-54-dependent transcriptional regulator: MKVLIIDDERNICETIKDIVEDEGFKADFALTFNDGFNKLKNELYDVLFLDIWLPDKDGNEGLKEIKKYFPEIEIIMISGHGNIENAVESIKHGAYDFLEKPLSLDRIILILKHINDKISLERDLRETKFDLLKRYELIGISDKIVNLKKRIEKIAPTNAWVMITGENGTGKEHVARLIHLLSKRSNNRFVELNCSAVPSELIESEMFGYEKGAFTGAVSKKIGKIELADKGTLFLDEIGDMDLMMQAKLLRVLETFEFTRLGGNDLIKSDFRLISATNKNIEEEIEKGNFRKDLYYRINVVPIHVPPLRERKVDIPLLVEFFVKESCYNNGLNVKKVSDDLMELFINYDWPGNVRQLKNTVERMIVLSESDVLKVNDAPGFLKGVKNDEMEVISMGLPLKAAKELFEKNYILKVLKSADWNISKAAKMLQIERTYLHKKINQYELKNEK, encoded by the coding sequence ATGAAGGTTTTAATAATAGATGATGAACGAAATATATGTGAAACGATAAAAGATATTGTCGAAGATGAGGGTTTTAAGGCAGATTTCGCTTTAACGTTTAACGATGGCTTTAACAAACTAAAAAATGAACTCTATGATGTTTTATTCTTGGATATTTGGTTACCTGATAAAGATGGAAACGAGGGGTTAAAAGAGATTAAAAAATATTTTCCTGAAATAGAAATTATAATGATTAGTGGACACGGAAATATTGAAAATGCTGTTGAGTCTATAAAACATGGTGCTTATGATTTTTTGGAAAAACCTTTGTCGCTGGATAGGATTATTTTAATTTTAAAGCATATTAATGATAAAATATCATTAGAAAGGGATTTGAGAGAAACTAAATTTGACTTGCTCAAACGATATGAATTAATTGGTATTAGTGATAAGATTGTCAATTTAAAAAAGAGGATAGAAAAGATAGCTCCGACAAATGCATGGGTAATGATAACTGGTGAAAATGGTACAGGTAAAGAGCATGTGGCTAGGTTGATTCATTTATTAAGTAAAAGGTCTAATAATAGATTTGTAGAGTTAAACTGTTCTGCTGTTCCTTCAGAGTTGATTGAAAGCGAAATGTTTGGTTATGAGAAAGGGGCTTTTACTGGAGCTGTATCAAAAAAGATAGGTAAAATTGAATTGGCTGATAAAGGAACTCTGTTTTTGGATGAAATAGGCGATATGGATTTAATGATGCAGGCCAAATTGCTGAGAGTGTTGGAAACATTTGAATTCACAAGATTAGGCGGTAATGATTTAATAAAATCTGACTTTAGACTTATTTCAGCAACGAACAAAAATATTGAAGAGGAAATTGAGAAAGGTAATTTCAGGAAAGACTTATATTATCGTATAAATGTTGTTCCCATACATGTGCCACCTTTAAGAGAGAGAAAGGTTGATATCCCTCTACTCGTAGAGTTTTTTGTTAAAGAATCATGTTATAATAATGGGTTAAATGTTAAAAAGGTATCTGATGATTTAATGGAATTGTTTATTAATTATGATTGGCCTGGTAACGTTAGACAACTAAAAAACACTGTTGAGCGTATGATTGTTTTATCTGAAAGTGATGTTTTAAAAGTAAATGATGCACCTGGTTTTTTAAAAGGTGTTAAAAATGATGAAATGGAAGTTATCAGTATGGGGTTGCCATTAAAGGCTGCAAAGGAGCTTTTTGAAAAAAATTATATATTAAAAGTTTTAAAAAGTGCAGACTGGAATATTTCAAAAGCAGCGAAAATGCTGCAGATTGAAAGAACATATCTTCATAAGAAAATAAATCAGTATGAATTAAAAAATGAGAAATGA
- a CDS encoding ExeA family protein, producing MGVKEFYNLKELPFNNSPDLKYFYKSKHHVKALLKLQYLIEEKKGLGLVLGPIGTGKTTIARLFYEDIDPVLYEVLFIVVVHSEVSSEWFLKKLCMQLGVKDIPSEKPEMVARLFQKISEISDTGKNVVIIIDEAQMLTKKEVMEEIRGLLNFEDESGKMINFVLFGLPELNENLKLDEPLFQRVAMRLTLQPLDLEETRNYIYHRLNIAGGDKEIFEEASIPIIYESSKGIPRLINTICDNALFEGYLQKSETISANIVRQVCIDLGLA from the coding sequence ATGGGGGTTAAAGAGTTTTATAATTTAAAAGAATTGCCTTTTAATAACTCTCCTGATTTAAAATATTTCTATAAATCGAAACATCATGTGAAGGCTTTGTTGAAACTTCAGTACTTAATTGAAGAGAAAAAAGGTTTGGGGCTTGTGCTGGGACCTATCGGTACTGGTAAAACTACTATAGCTAGGTTATTTTATGAAGATATAGATCCAGTGCTTTATGAAGTATTATTTATTGTGGTGGTTCATTCAGAAGTAAGCTCTGAGTGGTTTTTAAAAAAATTATGTATGCAACTTGGTGTTAAGGATATTCCGTCTGAAAAGCCAGAAATGGTTGCAAGACTTTTTCAAAAGATTTCTGAAATATCTGATACAGGTAAAAATGTTGTTATAATTATTGACGAAGCGCAGATGCTTACGAAAAAAGAGGTTATGGAAGAGATTAGGGGGTTGTTGAATTTTGAAGACGAATCTGGCAAAATGATAAATTTTGTTCTTTTTGGTTTACCTGAGTTAAATGAAAACTTAAAGCTTGACGAACCTTTGTTTCAAAGAGTTGCTATGAGATTAACTTTACAGCCTTTAGATTTAGAAGAAACAAGAAATTATATTTATCATAGATTAAATATAGCTGGTGGTGATAAAGAAATTTTTGAAGAGGCTTCTATACCTATAATTTATGAAAGTAGCAAAGGAATTCCAAGGCTTATTAATACGATATGCGATAATGCTCTTTTTGAGGGGTATTTGCAAAAATCTGAAACTATTTCAGCCAATATAGTTAGGCAGGTATGCATTGATTTAGGCCTGGCTTGA
- the queD gene encoding 6-carboxytetrahydropterin synthase QueD, with amino-acid sequence MYRLRVIDHFASAHFLRDYEGKCENLHGHNWKVEVYLKGEKLDKTGMLVDFKNIKKELRKITDELDHIFLNEHPYFEKINPTSENIAKYIYDRLKEKFCDLMSSVVVWESETAAAEYYE; translated from the coding sequence ATGTATAGGTTGAGGGTTATTGATCATTTTGCTAGTGCTCATTTTTTAAGGGATTATGAGGGTAAATGTGAAAATTTACATGGCCATAATTGGAAAGTTGAGGTTTATCTCAAAGGTGAAAAACTTGATAAAACAGGTATGTTGGTTGATTTTAAAAATATAAAAAAAGAGTTAAGAAAAATAACTGATGAGTTGGATCATATTTTTTTGAATGAGCACCCATATTTTGAAAAAATTAATCCTACGAGTGAGAATATAGCTAAATATATTTATGATAGGTTAAAGGAGAAATTCTGTGATTTAATGAGTTCTGTTGTTGTATGGGAAAGTGAAACAGCAGCGGCTGAATATTATGAGTAA
- the trpS gene encoding tryptophan--tRNA ligase produces MEKVLSGMRPTGKLHIGHYFGALKNWVKLQEQYECFYFVADWHALTTSYENPEDINTFRKELILDWLSVGIDPEKSTLFVQSKNLYHAELFVLLSMITPVAWLERCPSYKEIKMEMKDRDLNNLGFLSYPLLQTVDIILYSAKYVPVGVDQIPHIEISREIVRRFHYLYDCEIFVEPEGLLTEVPKLLGTDGRKMSKSYGNTIMLSEDLKSVEKKVMTMITDTNRKRRSDPGNPDVCPVFDYHKVFSTEDEKQEIIFGCKNAKIGCVDCKKILLKHLFEFLTPIQEKRKEYEKIIGDIDDFIKDGQERANTIAGEIMEKVRRVMKI; encoded by the coding sequence ATGGAAAAAGTATTAAGCGGTATGAGACCTACAGGTAAATTGCATATTGGTCATTATTTTGGGGCTTTGAAAAATTGGGTAAAACTGCAGGAGCAGTATGAATGTTTTTATTTTGTTGCAGATTGGCATGCTTTAACAACTAGTTATGAAAACCCAGAAGATATTAATACTTTTAGAAAAGAATTAATCCTGGATTGGTTGAGTGTGGGGATTGATCCGGAAAAAAGCACCCTATTTGTTCAATCTAAAAATCTTTATCATGCAGAACTGTTTGTATTGCTTTCTATGATTACTCCAGTTGCCTGGTTGGAGAGGTGCCCTTCTTATAAAGAGATAAAGATGGAAATGAAAGATAGGGATTTAAATAATTTAGGTTTTTTAAGTTATCCATTACTGCAGACTGTTGATATTATTCTTTATAGCGCAAAATACGTTCCTGTAGGGGTTGATCAAATACCTCATATAGAAATAAGTAGAGAGATTGTGAGAAGGTTTCATTATCTTTATGACTGTGAGATATTTGTTGAACCTGAAGGTTTACTGACAGAAGTTCCTAAGCTTTTGGGTACAGATGGTAGAAAAATGAGTAAATCTTATGGGAATACGATTATGCTCAGTGAAGATTTAAAAAGTGTTGAAAAGAAAGTAATGACTATGATTACAGACACTAATAGAAAAAGGAGAAGTGACCCTGGTAATCCAGATGTATGTCCAGTTTTTGATTATCATAAGGTGTTTTCAACAGAGGACGAAAAACAAGAGATAATCTTTGGTTGTAAAAATGCAAAGATTGGGTGTGTGGATTGTAAAAAAATACTTTTAAAACATTTGTTTGAGTTTTTAACCCCAATACAAGAAAAGAGAAAAGAATATGAAAAAATCATTGGTGATATAGATGATTTTATTAAAGATGGTCAAGAGAGAGCTAATACAATAGCAGGTGAAATAATGGAAAAAGTTAGAAGAGTAATGAAAATTTGA
- a CDS encoding tetratricopeptide repeat protein, translated as MGLFGSKELTFADIKKIYLKGNLRKALKECKKYLSKNKDDYDALNLLGDIQFRLGQKNEALSTFKRLIEELEKGKYLDKLIAQIRKVLKIFPDEYDLYRKLAEAFEKKGLKGEQLKTLLQLSEIYEKNGFIDKSIDILKEITEIDRSNLSNYVIVLERLDKFNKSFEICKFLYSALKIVYEKVKEEKSDLAKKYLVDFSEYALKHKCDLSDLIQFMVPFFREKSEHKDIFIEVAKNNVNKEFNPDVYSLLKEYYPLELDLDFYEKLKDETKEPLVYSDLANAYLSKNDYKKLKELIEEINNLPEYDFKIDFVEIVGNLYPKIDDLEILDSLVVLAGKCKAKNLQIEIYKKMSELYYDKGENEKAERIIDFINELEHGIAVTESSTESGHYDENVDLSSLETNEVNEIDLESGLAEEGFEIVDTGDEIDLDLDLDLDSTSYGEEEADEAFEDGKQDDFEIDLDLDNVDETESGEVLLKEENEQNKVVEEEDIFADSIDLENYEEEDELKDSHSDLSNDVEAIEEEIFDLDHFSEEVEQSQKYDKLINFTDEEKKVVEAMRKSINESVSENDYETHYDLGLAYFELELFDDAIEELKKASYGSKRYESLYMLAECYKKLGRFEDAANIHKLIIADYDDVEKIKNSLYELATIYEESGDESVAKNYYMKLYTLDSNFRDVKEKVSKFDFEKLDDKNVTISDDDSSKEIDESVSKDNESNKPKKKKISFL; from the coding sequence ATGGGGCTTTTCGGGAGTAAAGAATTAACATTTGCTGATATTAAAAAAATTTATCTCAAAGGCAATCTTCGTAAAGCTTTAAAAGAGTGTAAAAAATATTTATCAAAAAATAAAGATGATTATGATGCTTTGAATCTCCTTGGTGATATTCAATTTAGATTGGGTCAAAAGAATGAAGCATTAAGTACTTTTAAAAGGCTTATAGAAGAGCTTGAAAAAGGTAAATATTTGGATAAGTTGATTGCTCAAATTCGTAAAGTATTGAAAATTTTTCCAGATGAATATGATTTATATAGAAAATTAGCAGAAGCTTTTGAAAAAAAAGGGTTAAAGGGTGAGCAGTTAAAAACACTTTTGCAGTTGAGTGAGATATATGAAAAGAACGGTTTTATTGATAAATCTATCGATATTTTAAAAGAGATAACTGAGATTGATAGGTCCAATTTAAGTAATTATGTTATAGTCTTAGAGAGATTGGATAAATTTAACAAAAGTTTTGAAATTTGTAAGTTTCTATATTCTGCATTAAAAATAGTTTATGAAAAGGTAAAAGAAGAAAAATCAGATTTAGCCAAGAAGTACTTGGTAGATTTTTCTGAATATGCTTTGAAGCATAAGTGTGATCTGTCTGATTTAATTCAGTTTATGGTACCTTTCTTTAGAGAAAAATCTGAGCATAAAGATATTTTTATAGAAGTAGCTAAAAATAATGTTAATAAAGAGTTTAATCCCGATGTTTATTCTTTGTTGAAAGAGTATTATCCATTAGAGTTAGATTTAGATTTTTATGAAAAGTTGAAAGATGAAACAAAGGAACCATTAGTTTATAGTGACTTGGCAAATGCTTATCTTAGTAAGAATGATTATAAAAAGTTAAAAGAACTTATTGAAGAAATAAATAATTTGCCTGAATATGATTTTAAGATAGATTTTGTAGAAATTGTGGGAAATTTATATCCAAAAATAGATGATTTGGAGATTTTAGATAGCTTAGTAGTTTTGGCTGGGAAATGTAAAGCTAAGAATTTACAAATAGAAATTTATAAGAAGATGTCTGAATTGTATTATGATAAGGGAGAAAATGAAAAAGCTGAACGAATTATTGATTTTATAAATGAATTAGAGCACGGTATTGCTGTGACTGAATCTTCTACTGAATCTGGACATTATGATGAAAATGTTGATCTCTCTTCATTGGAGACAAATGAGGTAAATGAAATCGATTTGGAGTCAGGACTGGCTGAAGAAGGCTTTGAGATTGTAGATACAGGAGATGAGATAGATTTGGATTTAGATCTTGATCTTGATTCGACAAGTTATGGTGAGGAGGAGGCTGACGAAGCTTTTGAAGATGGAAAACAGGATGATTTTGAAATAGATTTGGATTTAGATAATGTGGATGAAACTGAGAGTGGTGAGGTTTTATTAAAAGAAGAGAATGAACAAAATAAAGTTGTTGAAGAAGAAGATATCTTTGCTGATTCTATTGATTTAGAAAATTATGAAGAGGAAGACGAATTAAAGGATAGTCATAGTGATTTATCAAATGATGTAGAAGCAATAGAAGAGGAGATCTTTGATTTAGATCATTTTTCTGAGGAAGTTGAACAGAGTCAAAAATATGATAAATTAATTAATTTTACTGATGAAGAGAAAAAAGTTGTTGAAGCAATGAGAAAAAGTATAAACGAATCTGTCTCAGAAAACGACTATGAGACGCATTACGATTTGGGATTAGCTTATTTTGAGCTTGAATTATTTGATGATGCTATTGAGGAATTAAAAAAGGCATCTTACGGTAGTAAGAGATATGAAAGTTTGTATATGTTAGCTGAATGTTATAAAAAACTGGGTAGGTTTGAGGATGCTGCTAATATCCATAAACTAATAATTGCTGATTATGATGATGTTGAAAAAATAAAAAACTCTTTATATGAGTTAGCAACTATTTATGAAGAATCTGGTGATGAGTCGGTAGCCAAGAATTATTATATGAAATTGTATACTCTTGATAGTAATTTTAGAGATGTAAAAGAAAAGGTTAGTAAATTTGATTTTGAAAAATTGGACGATAAAAATGTAACTATTTCTGATGATGATAGTTCTAAAGAGATAGATGAATCTGTTAGTAAAGATAATGAAAGTAATAAACCTAAGAAAAAAAAGATTTCATTTTTGTAG
- a CDS encoding ATP-binding protein, which translates to MLKNGNPKKKKIIYYLIILILVIFLNYLVSSKLVNFDYPLTSNITIFLLININIVLLLALLIVIFRNLAKIFFSRSKGVFGASLQSKLVIFSIILSVIPVSIVFIFSISIINNSINKWFDSQVELALKSSVDLMQKYQNQLEQDLVEQTLILSKLVTTKGFLLQRNYDELNKFVDEYLQNNRIDGVAVYNKEGNRILANDKKYYINFIVSKDIVNEIVTQVKQIAKYEFFGENQIYWVGVPVAAKTSDKIILGALFVYKIVPPDQASKVSKIMDSYRNYSQIKFFAEPIKNSYKILLILMTLLVALAGIWGSIVFSRNITEPLNALADASKSISSGNLDVTLDEMGDYELRVLIRSFNEMAKRLKEHTEQLSKKNEELDKMYKQIFRDNQYIDVIFKNTKSAIFLFDEKLNILKCNDSAKILLDSDIKWWDELIDILKKFFYESNEMSLVFQKDYDINDGTKTLSFTFSKVYLSHNEPDNIIVFIDDITDILTAKKYEIWKEIASRIAHEIKNPLTPIKLNAERVLKKLNEEFEDIPETVLKSLRTIIDEVNDLYKMINEFNEFARMPAINKRYFNLDELVKEVIDFYKTSKPLFEFRFQNQGVKMMYGDLSQIKRLLHNLIQNSISAIDSDKGKVTVKLEEDDKYLYLSIKDNGVGIDSEDLQKIFLPYFSKRVGGTGLGLAIVKKIVEEHDGLIEVESEVGIFTLFRIKFNKRSWSKI; encoded by the coding sequence ATGTTAAAAAATGGTAACCCTAAGAAAAAAAAGATAATCTATTATCTAATCATATTAATATTAGTAATTTTCTTAAATTACTTAGTTAGCTCAAAGCTTGTTAATTTTGATTACCCTTTAACATCAAATATTACTATTTTTTTGTTGATTAACATAAATATTGTTTTACTGTTAGCTTTATTGATTGTTATATTTAGAAATCTTGCAAAAATATTTTTTAGTCGTAGTAAAGGTGTTTTTGGGGCATCTTTGCAAAGTAAGCTAGTTATTTTTTCAATTATTCTAAGCGTTATACCTGTATCTATTGTATTTATATTTTCTATAAGCATTATTAATAATAGCATAAACAAATGGTTTGATAGTCAGGTTGAGCTTGCATTAAAAAGCTCTGTTGATTTGATGCAAAAATATCAAAATCAACTTGAGCAAGACCTTGTAGAGCAAACTCTGATATTATCTAAGTTAGTGACTACAAAGGGTTTTTTATTGCAGAGAAATTATGATGAATTAAACAAGTTTGTGGACGAATATTTACAAAATAATAGGATTGATGGTGTTGCTGTTTATAATAAAGAGGGTAATAGAATTTTAGCAAATGATAAAAAATATTATATCAATTTTATTGTTAGTAAAGATATTGTGAATGAAATAGTTACTCAGGTAAAACAAATTGCAAAATACGAGTTTTTTGGTGAAAATCAAATATATTGGGTAGGTGTTCCTGTTGCTGCTAAGACTTCCGATAAAATTATATTAGGTGCACTTTTTGTATATAAAATAGTTCCACCTGATCAGGCTTCTAAAGTTTCGAAAATAATGGACTCTTATAGAAATTATAGTCAAATTAAATTTTTTGCTGAGCCTATCAAAAATTCATATAAAATTTTATTGATTTTGATGACACTACTTGTAGCTTTAGCAGGTATTTGGGGGAGTATTGTTTTTTCAAGAAATATTACTGAGCCTTTAAATGCTCTTGCTGATGCTTCTAAATCTATTTCTTCTGGAAACTTAGATGTAACATTGGATGAAATGGGAGATTACGAACTCAGAGTTTTAATAAGGTCATTTAATGAAATGGCTAAAAGATTGAAAGAGCATACAGAACAGCTGAGCAAAAAGAATGAAGAGCTTGATAAAATGTATAAACAGATTTTTCGAGATAATCAGTACATTGATGTTATTTTTAAAAATACTAAATCAGCTATATTTTTATTTGATGAAAAATTAAACATTTTAAAGTGTAATGATAGTGCAAAGATACTTTTAGATAGTGATATTAAATGGTGGGATGAATTAATCGATATTTTAAAAAAGTTTTTTTACGAAAGTAATGAAATGTCATTGGTTTTTCAAAAGGATTATGATATAAATGATGGAACAAAGACATTGTCGTTTACCTTTTCTAAGGTGTATTTAAGTCATAATGAGCCGGATAATATAATTGTTTTCATCGATGACATAACAGATATTTTGACAGCAAAAAAATATGAAATATGGAAAGAGATAGCAAGTAGAATTGCTCACGAGATTAAGAACCCTCTTACTCCAATTAAACTTAATGCTGAAAGAGTTCTGAAAAAGTTAAATGAAGAGTTTGAAGATATCCCTGAAACAGTCTTAAAAAGTCTGAGAACAATAATAGACGAAGTTAACGATTTATACAAAATGATTAACGAATTTAATGAATTTGCAAGGATGCCAGCTATAAATAAAAGGTATTTTAATTTGGATGAACTTGTAAAAGAGGTTATAGATTTTTATAAAACTTCAAAACCTTTATTTGAATTTAGATTTCAAAACCAAGGTGTAAAAATGATGTATGGTGATCTTTCTCAGATAAAAAGACTTTTGCATAATTTAATACAAAACTCTATTAGTGCAATTGACTCAGATAAAGGGAAAGTTACTGTTAAATTAGAAGAAGATGACAAATATTTATATCTGTCTATTAAAGACAATGGCGTAGGGATTGATAGTGAAGATTTACAAAAGATATTCTTACCATATTTTAGTAAAAGAGTAGGTGGTACAGGATTGGGTTTAGCAATAGTTAAAAAGATTGTAGAAGAACATGATGGGTTAATTGAGGTTGAAAGTGAAGTGGGTATATTTACCCTTTTTAGAATAAAGTTTAATAAAAGAAGCTGGAGTAAAATATGA
- a CDS encoding 7-carboxy-7-deazaguanine synthase QueE, whose amino-acid sequence MSKAFVKEIFKSVQGEGKYVGARQLFIRFAGCNINCVGCDTNYTVDRYFLCCDKKYENPVTPDNLFNLVVNNFDLNLFHSVSLTGGEPLIYCDFLKLFLQYLKNAGVRTFLETSGLIVDSILELEDYLDIISVDLKLKEVFGVEFNRDGIIKLKDINEKVYFKIVVGENLPLEKIENTIHLIKGIGVEELYIHFIDNKFNYSLLDKILDLCYYHNVMAYFIPQVHKLIGMK is encoded by the coding sequence ATGAGTAAAGCATTTGTTAAAGAGATTTTTAAGTCTGTACAGGGTGAAGGGAAATATGTGGGTGCAAGACAGCTATTTATACGTTTTGCTGGATGTAATATAAACTGTGTTGGTTGCGATACAAATTATACTGTTGATAGATATTTTTTGTGTTGTGACAAAAAGTACGAGAATCCTGTTACGCCAGATAATTTGTTTAATTTAGTTGTAAATAATTTTGACTTGAATTTGTTTCATTCAGTATCGTTAACTGGCGGTGAGCCTTTAATATATTGTGATTTTCTTAAGTTATTTTTGCAATATTTAAAAAATGCAGGAGTGAGAACATTTTTAGAAACAAGTGGTTTGATTGTAGATAGCATATTAGAATTGGAAGATTATCTTGATATAATTAGTGTCGATTTAAAATTGAAGGAAGTTTTTGGTGTAGAGTTTAATAGAGATGGAATTATTAAACTAAAAGATATTAATGAGAAAGTGTATTTTAAGATTGTTGTTGGAGAAAATTTACCTTTAGAAAAAATAGAAAACACTATACACTTAATCAAAGGGATTGGGGTAGAAGAGCTGTATATCCATTTTATTGATAATAAATTTAATTATAGTTTACTTGATAAAATATTAGACTTGTGTTATTATCATAATGTTATGGCATATTTTATACCTCAGGTTCATAAATTAATTGGGATGAAATAA
- the scpB gene encoding SMC-Scp complex subunit ScpB: protein MDEKKLFFATLFLSGKPVTVKTLRQIMEPVNLENRLTDYVEYFNKLDLGIKIIEVAGGYQMVADSKLYSSLIDIFGEKTENFSRATLETLAVIAYKQPITKAEIEQIRGVNSSSIIRNLLDKGFVKIIGRKDVPGKPLLYCTTNKFLEYFGLKDLSELPTFREWQELKRN, encoded by the coding sequence ATGGATGAGAAAAAACTTTTTTTTGCAACTCTATTTTTGTCGGGCAAACCTGTAACTGTTAAGACATTGAGGCAGATAATGGAACCGGTAAATTTGGAAAATAGATTAACGGATTATGTGGAATATTTTAATAAATTAGATCTTGGAATTAAGATAATTGAAGTTGCTGGTGGCTATCAAATGGTTGCAGATAGTAAGCTGTATAGTTCTTTAATTGATATTTTTGGTGAGAAAACAGAAAATTTTTCAAGAGCTACGCTTGAAACCCTTGCAGTGATTGCATACAAGCAGCCTATTACAAAAGCAGAAATTGAGCAGATTAGGGGTGTAAATAGTAGCTCTATAATCAGAAATCTATTGGATAAAGGGTTTGTTAAGATTATAGGGCGAAAAGATGTCCCTGGTAAACCACTACTTTATTGCACCACTAATAAATTCTTAGAATATTTTGGTTTAAAAGATCTTTCCGAGTTACCAACATTTAGAGAATGGCAAGAATTAAAAAGGAATTAA